From one Nycticebus coucang isolate mNycCou1 chromosome 14, mNycCou1.pri, whole genome shotgun sequence genomic stretch:
- the LOC128564442 gene encoding olfactory receptor 502-like, with protein sequence MESLVDGNFTAVTEFILLGLTDDPILRVILFVIILCIYLVTISGNLSTIILIRISSQLHHPMYFFLSHLAFADMGCSSSVTPNMLINFLVDRNAISYHGCAIQHGSANFFGTAECFLLAAMAYDRFVAICNPLLYSTKMSTQVCVQLLVVAYIGGFLNASFFTFSFFSLSFCGPNQVNHFFCDFAPLIELSCFDNSVPAVLPSFSSGSIIVVTVSVIAVSYIYILTTILKMRSREGRHKAFSTCTSHLTAVTLYYGTITFIYVMPKSNYSTDQNKVMSVFYMVVIPMLNPFIYSLRNKEIKGALKRKFSKKNMLLVTPFILQNLLQCLININKMVKGN encoded by the coding sequence ATGGAGTCCCTGGTGGATGGGAACTTCACTGCTGTGACAGAGTTCATTTTATTGGGCTTAACTGATGATCCCATCCTGCGAGTCATCCTCTTCGTGATCATCCTATGCATCTACCTGGTGACCATATCTGGCAACCTCAGCACAATCATTCTAATCAGAATCTCCTCTCAGCTCCATCaccctatgtatttttttctgagccaCTTGGCTTTTGCTGACATGGGCTGTTCATCTTCTGTCACACCTAATATGCTCATAAACTTCCTGGTGGATAGAAATGCAATCTCCTACCATGGATGCGCAATCCAGCATGGTTCAGCTAATTTCTTCGGGACAGCTGAATGCTTCCTTCTGGCTGCCATGGCATATGATCGCTTTGTGGCAATCTGCAACCCTCTGCTTTATTCAACCAAAATGTCCACACAAGTCTGTGTCCAGTTACTTGTAGTGGCTTATATAGGTGGTTTTCTTAATgcttctttctttaccttttccttcttttctttatcctTCTGTGGCCCAAATCAAGTCAATCATTTTTTCTGTGATTTTGCTCCTTTAATTGAGCTCTCCTGTTTTGATAACAGTGTCCCTGCAGTTCTTCCCTCATTTTCCTCAGGCTCCATCATCGTGGTCACTGTGTCTGTCATAGCCGTCTCCTACATCTACATCCTCACCACCATCCTGAAGATGCGCTCCAGGGAGGGCCGCCACAAGGCCTTCTCCACCTGTACCTCCCACCTCACTGCAGTCACTCTCTACTATGGAACTATTACCTTCATTTACGTGATGCCCAAGTCCAACTACTCAACCGACCAGAACAAGGTGATGTCTGTGTTCTACATGGTGGTGATCCCCATGCTGAACCCCTTCATCTACAGTCTCAGGAACAAGGAGATTAAGGGAGCCCTAAAGAGAAAGTTTAGTAAAAAAAATATGCTCTTAGTGACACCTTTTATTTTGCAGAATTTGCTACAATGtctcattaatattaataaaatggtaAAAGGAAATTGA
- the LOC128564443 gene encoding LOW QUALITY PROTEIN: olfactory receptor 52B6-like (The sequence of the model RefSeq protein was modified relative to this genomic sequence to represent the inferred CDS: substituted 1 base at 1 genomic stop codon), producing MSMCRLDGCLQTFMGTLLMCSKSEVIFPLRHRALXKIMGLLPANSVAAANHSDTRVAGCLLTGIPGLEHLHVWFSIPFCTMYIASLVGNGTLICVILSQPSLHEPMYIFLSMLASADVLLSTSTMPEALATFWCGSSHISFDGCLTQMFFIHFLFVADSAVLLAMAFDRYVAICSPLKYAMILTSKVIRKITIATLTRSFIIMFPSLFLLKRLHYCRTNIIAHTFCEHMGIARLSCSDISINVWYGLAAALLSTGLDIILIAVSYAHILRTIFYLPSQEARSKALSTCGSHVCVILLFYIPALFSVFAYRFGGRYIPRYVHILLANLYVVIPPMLNPIIYGVRTKQILEGAKRMFSNLLKDSK from the coding sequence ATGAGTATGTGCAGACTTGATGGTTGTTTGCAAACCTTTATGGGAACTCTGTTAATGTGTTCAAAATCTGAAGTTATTTTTCCCCTAAGGCACAGGGCTCTGTAGAAAATCATGGGCCTTCTACCTGCTAACAGTGTAGCTGCTGCGAACCACTCTGACACTCGTGTGGCAGGCTGCCTCCTCACTGGCATCCCTGGGCTGGAGCACCTACACGTCTGGTTCTCCATCCCCTTCTGCACCATGTACATAGCCTCCTTGGTAGGCAACGGCACTCTAATTTGTGTCATCCTCTCCCAGCCAAGTCTGCATGAGCCCATGTACATATTCCTGTCcatgctggccagtgctgatgtCTTGCTCTCCACCTCTACCATGCCCGAGGCACTGGCCACCTTCTGGTGCGGTTCTAGCCACATTTCCTTTGATGGATGCCTCACCCAGATGTTCTTCATCCACTTCCTCTTTGTGGCTGACTCTGCTGTCCTGTTGGCTATGGCCTttgaccgctatgtggccatctgctCCCCTCTGAAATACGCCATGATCCTCACGAGTAAGGTCATCAGGAAGATCACCATTGCCACCCTGACACGCAGCTTCATCATCATgtttccatctctctttctcctcaAGCGCCTGCACTACTGCCGGACCAACATCATTGCGCACACATTTTGTGAGCACATGGGCATCGCCCGTCTGTCCTGTTCTGATATCTCCATCAATGTCTGGTATGGGCTGGCCGCTGCTCTTCTCTCCACAGGCCTGGACATCATCCTTATTGCTGTTTCCTATGCCCACATCCTCCGAACCATCTTCTACCTCCCTTCTCAAGAGGCACGCTCCAAGGCCCTGAGCACCTGTGGATCCCATGTCTGTGTCATCCTGCTTTTCTATATCCCAGCCCTCTTTTCTGTCTTTGCCTACAGGTTTGGTGGGAGATATATCCCACGCTATGTTCATATCCTCCTGGCCAACCTCTATGTGGTCATCCCACCTATGCTCAATCCCATTATTTATGGAGTGAGGACCAAGCAAATTTTGGAAGGGGCTAAGCGTATGTTTTCAAATCTACTCAAAGATTCTAAATAA